A part of Ictalurus furcatus strain D&B chromosome 8, Billie_1.0, whole genome shotgun sequence genomic DNA contains:
- the pcdh18b gene encoding protocadherin-18b isoform X2: MHSNSVGITTFYWKDSKMEQMKPHTGATALILLALLHLALLATPATAVTRDPPGKTLKYKVLEEQRVGTVIGRLREDAAAALARLPSSVSPRFRAMHAGGSAPLIAVREEDGEISVGSRIDREALCGSHPNCTLEFDVVTLPAEHLQLFRVQVEVLDVNDHSPRFARSVVPVDISESAAVGTRLPLDAASDPDVGDNALHAYSLERNGFFRIDVRTRTDGARYADLVVVRELDRETQSSFQLLLSAADSGSPPRSGSTLLKINVLDSNDNSPVFEQQAYAVSLLENSPPGTLLVDLNATDPDEGTNGKIIYSFSSHVSLKILETFKIDPENGQITLIKKVDYETTSSYELDIQAQDMGPNSIPGHCKIIVKVVDVNDNKPKININLMTQGKEEVAYISEAAPVDTFIALVRVDDSDSGLNGEVTCKLHGHGHFRLQKTYENNYMILTNVSLDREKRSEYSLTVIAEDRGSPSLSTIKHFTVQVQDENDNPPRFEKSRYEIFKSENNSPGAYLTSVSATDPDLGTNGQVTYSILESTVQGSSISTYVTIDPSNGAVYALRSFDREEVGRLAFTVQAQDGGGGASLSANATVILTVLDENDNAPIIVAPALSNHTADVPLWRQAELGHLVTVIKTTDRDAGANGEVTCSIVGGNEEGLFLMEPRRCELRTNGSVDSLVRESFDLALLVQDRGASTRLSTRAVLRVLLRDHPESHFIIPSDSGSQATLDLSMIIIISLGAICGVLLLVMVLFATRCSRDQKDPRHSYNCRVAESTYQNHPKKPARQIHKGDITLVPTVNGTLPVRAHPRSPSGSPAPDSRHSHHSRQSLNSLVTISSNHVPENFALELAHATPPVEGQYQPRPSFRGNKYTRSYRYALNEMDKFSLKDSGRGDSEAGDSDCEMGRESPLLGEGFGEVFTPDGQHRPHPAMKLCTEECRVLGHSDQCWMPPLSSQATSDYRSNLYIPGEDPQQAPAPETAQSGESTLRKKSFSTFGKESEEEEGQEGEVEKGEDICGTTSLLSEMNSVFQRLLPASLDAYTETNETERVPVGAGSLERRKGHLPGKANAASAYQHGVAAWAANTHFQNPGHGHAPASHMSTSLAAPPLAAPLSMSASCSKWLPAMEEIPENHEEDELESVLHGKRCESRSEIMDASELVAEINKLLQDVRQS, encoded by the exons ATGCACAGCAACTCTGTTGGAATTACGACTTTTTATTGGAAGGATTCAAAGATGGAACAGATGAAGCCTCACACCGGAGCCACAGCGCTGATCCTCCTCGCGCTCCTGCATCTTGCGCTTTTGGCAACACCGGCGACGGCGGTAACGCGCGATCCTCCCGGTAAGACTCTGAAGTACAAAGTTCTGGAGGAGCAGCGCGTTGGCACGGTGATCGGCAGGCTGCGGGAGGACGCGGCGGCAGCGCTGGCGCGTTTGCCGAGCTCGGTGTCGCCGCGCTTTCGCGCTATGCACGCAGGCGGAAGCGCGCCGCTGATCGCCGTGCGCGAGGAGGACGGTGAGATCAGTGTGGGCTCGCGGATTGACCGAGAGGCGCTGTGCGGCAGCCACCCGAACTGCACGCTGGAATTTGATGTGGTCACTCTGCCTGCCGAGCACCTGCAGCTCTTCCGTGTCCAGGTTGAGGTGCTAGATGTGAATGACCACTCGCCTAGGTTTGCCCGTTCAGTTGTGCCTGTGGACATTTCAGAGAGTGCAGCCGTCGGAACACGCCTGCCATTGGACGCCGCTTCAGACCCGGATGTGGGTGACAACGCGCTGCATGCGTACTCACTGGAGCGAAATGGCTTCTTCCGCATTGATGTCCGCACTCGTACCGATGGTGCCCGCTACGCTGACCTGGTTGTGGTACGAGAGCTGGACAGGGAGACCCAGTCTAGCTTCCAACTTCTCCTCAGTGCAGCTGATTCGGGCTCGCCGCCACGGTCTGGGTCCACACTTCTCAAAATCAACGTTCTGGACTCCAATGACAACAGCCCAGTGTTTGAACAGCAGGCCTATGCCGTCAGCCTTCTGGAAAACTCTCCACCTGGAACACTACTGGTGGATTTGAACGCCACAGACCCAGACGAAGGCACCAATGGCAAGATCATCTACTCATTCAGCAGCCATGTGTCACTCAAGATTCTTGAGACATTCAAGATTGACCCTGAAAATGGACAAATCACTTTAATCAAGAAGGTAGACTATGAGACTACCTCGTCCTACGAGCTCGATATCCAGGCGCAGGACATGGGGCCTAATTCAATTCCGGGCCACTGCAAAATCATCGTTAAAGTAGTGGATGTAAATGACAATAAGCCTAAAATTAATATCAACCTGATGACGCAGGGGAAGGAGGAGGTGGCCTACATCTCAGAGGCAGCACCAGTGGACACCTTCATCGCATTGGTGCGTGTTGATGACAGTGACTCAGGTCTGAATGGAGAGGTGACGTGCAAACTGCATGGCCACGGCCACTTTCGGCTGCAGAAAACCTACGAGAACAACTACATGATCCTGACCAATGTGTCTCTAGACCGTGAGAAGCGCTCTGAGTACAGCCTGACGGTGATCGCAGAAGACAGAGGTTCTCCTAGCCTCTCTACCATCAAACATTTCACcgtgcaagtgcaggatgagaACGACAACCCACCTCGCTTTGAGAAGAGCCGCTATGAGATCTTCAAGTCTGAGAACAACTCACCTGGTGCATATCTCACTTCAGTGTCAGCCACTGATCCAGATCTGGGCACCAATGGTCAGGTGACCTACTCGATTTTGGAAAGCACAGTTCAGGGGAGCTCCATCTCCACCTATGTGACCATCGACCCATCAAATGGTGCCGTGTATGCGTTGAGGAGCTTCGATCGAGAAGAGGTGGGCCGCTTGGCCTTCACAGTTCAAGCACAGGATGGTGGAGGTGGGGCCTCACTCAGTGCAAATGCCACTGTCATTCTGACTGTTCTAGATGAGAATGACAATGCGCCAATCATTGTGGCACCGGCACTCAGCAACCACACAGCCGATGTGCCACTTTGGAGGCAGGCCGAACTTGGGCACTTGGTGACGGTCATCAAGACCACCGATCGGGATGCAGGAGCCAATGGAGAAGTGACGTGCTCCATCGTTGGTGGAAATGAAGAGGGATTGTTCTTGATGGAACCACGTAGGTGCGAGCTCAGGACCAATGGAAGTGTGGATTCGTTGGTACGGGAGAGTTTTGACCTGGCTTTGTTGGTTCAGGACCGCGGGGCATCTACCCGTCTCTCCACTCGTGCCGTTCTTCGTGTCCTGTTACGTGACCACCCTGAGAGTCACTTTATCATACCTTCTGATTCTGGCAGCCAGGCCACACTCGACCTCTCCATGATCATTATCATCTCCCTGGGTGCTATCTGTGGTGTGCTGCTGCTCGTCATGGTCTTGTTTGCGACACGCTGCTCTAGAGACCAGAAGGACCCACGCCACTCATACAACTGCCGTGTGGCAGAGTCCACTTACCAGAACCACCCCAAGAAACCGGCCAGGCAGATCCACAAGGGTGATATCACACTGGTACCCACTGTGAATGGGACATTGCCTGTGAGGGCACATCCACGCTCACCTTCAGGGTCTCCGGCACCTGACAGCAGGCACAGCCACCACAGCCGTCAATCACTCAACAGCCTTGTCACCATCTCCTCCAATCATGTTCCAGAGAACTTCGCCTTGGAGCTTGCTCATGCTACACCACCTGTGGAG GGCCAGTACCAACCCAGACCGAGTTTCCGTGGCAACAAATACACTCGGAGCTACAG GTATGCGCTGAATGAGATGGATAAGTTCAGTCTGAAGGACAGTGGCCGCGGGGACAGTGAGGCCGGAGACAGCGATTGTGAAATGGGAAGAGAGTCTCCGTTGCTGGGAGAGGGATTCGGTGAGGTCTTCACTCCTGATGGACAGCACCGACCACACCCAG CGATGAAGCTGTGTACGGAAGAGTGCCGCGTCCTGGGTCACTCCGATCAGTGCTGGATGCCCCCACTGTCCTCACAGGCCACATCCGATTATCGAAGCAACCTTTACATTCCTGGTGAGGATCCTCAGCAAGCTCCGGCCCCTGAAACCGCCCAGTCAGGAGAGTCCACCCTGAGGAAGAAGAGCTTCTCTACTTTCGGTAAAGAGAGCGAGGAAGAGGAAGGGCAAGAGGGCGAAGTAGAGAAAGGAGAGGACATTTGCGGGACCACGTCTCTGCTCTCGGAGATGAACAGCGTTTTCCAAAGGCTCCTCCCCGCATCACTGGATGCCTACACTGAGACCAATGAGACGGAGAGGGTGCCTGTAGGGGCGGGGTCACTCGAAAGGAGGAAGGGACACCTGCCAGGTAAAGCGAACGCCGCTTCGGCCTATCAGCATGGCGTCGCAGCCTGGGCCGCCAACACGCATTTCCAGAACCCAGGCCACGGCCACGCGCCCGCCAGTCACATGTCTACCTCACTGGCGGCGCCGCCTCTTGCTGCACCTCTATCCATGTCAGCTTCCTGTTCAAAATGGCTGCCGGCGATGGAGGAGATTCCAGAAAACCACGAAGAGGACGAGCTAGAGTCGGTGCTGCATGGCAAACGTTGCGAGAGCCGCAGCGAGATCATGGACGCCAGCGAGCTTGTCGCAGAGATTAACAAACTTCTACAGGATGTGCGGCAAAGCTAG
- the pcdh18b gene encoding protocadherin-18b isoform X1, whose amino-acid sequence MHSNSVGITTFYWKDSKMEQMKPHTGATALILLALLHLALLATPATAVTRDPPGKTLKYKVLEEQRVGTVIGRLREDAAAALARLPSSVSPRFRAMHAGGSAPLIAVREEDGEISVGSRIDREALCGSHPNCTLEFDVVTLPAEHLQLFRVQVEVLDVNDHSPRFARSVVPVDISESAAVGTRLPLDAASDPDVGDNALHAYSLERNGFFRIDVRTRTDGARYADLVVVRELDRETQSSFQLLLSAADSGSPPRSGSTLLKINVLDSNDNSPVFEQQAYAVSLLENSPPGTLLVDLNATDPDEGTNGKIIYSFSSHVSLKILETFKIDPENGQITLIKKVDYETTSSYELDIQAQDMGPNSIPGHCKIIVKVVDVNDNKPKININLMTQGKEEVAYISEAAPVDTFIALVRVDDSDSGLNGEVTCKLHGHGHFRLQKTYENNYMILTNVSLDREKRSEYSLTVIAEDRGSPSLSTIKHFTVQVQDENDNPPRFEKSRYEIFKSENNSPGAYLTSVSATDPDLGTNGQVTYSILESTVQGSSISTYVTIDPSNGAVYALRSFDREEVGRLAFTVQAQDGGGGASLSANATVILTVLDENDNAPIIVAPALSNHTADVPLWRQAELGHLVTVIKTTDRDAGANGEVTCSIVGGNEEGLFLMEPRRCELRTNGSVDSLVRESFDLALLVQDRGASTRLSTRAVLRVLLRDHPESHFIIPSDSGSQATLDLSMIIIISLGAICGVLLLVMVLFATRCSRDQKDPRHSYNCRVAESTYQNHPKKPARQIHKGDITLVPTVNGTLPVRAHPRSPSGSPAPDSRHSHHSRQSLNSLVTISSNHVPENFALELAHATPPVEQVSQLLSILHQGQYQPRPSFRGNKYTRSYRYALNEMDKFSLKDSGRGDSEAGDSDCEMGRESPLLGEGFGEVFTPDGQHRPHPAMKLCTEECRVLGHSDQCWMPPLSSQATSDYRSNLYIPGEDPQQAPAPETAQSGESTLRKKSFSTFGKESEEEEGQEGEVEKGEDICGTTSLLSEMNSVFQRLLPASLDAYTETNETERVPVGAGSLERRKGHLPGKANAASAYQHGVAAWAANTHFQNPGHGHAPASHMSTSLAAPPLAAPLSMSASCSKWLPAMEEIPENHEEDELESVLHGKRCESRSEIMDASELVAEINKLLQDVRQS is encoded by the exons ATGCACAGCAACTCTGTTGGAATTACGACTTTTTATTGGAAGGATTCAAAGATGGAACAGATGAAGCCTCACACCGGAGCCACAGCGCTGATCCTCCTCGCGCTCCTGCATCTTGCGCTTTTGGCAACACCGGCGACGGCGGTAACGCGCGATCCTCCCGGTAAGACTCTGAAGTACAAAGTTCTGGAGGAGCAGCGCGTTGGCACGGTGATCGGCAGGCTGCGGGAGGACGCGGCGGCAGCGCTGGCGCGTTTGCCGAGCTCGGTGTCGCCGCGCTTTCGCGCTATGCACGCAGGCGGAAGCGCGCCGCTGATCGCCGTGCGCGAGGAGGACGGTGAGATCAGTGTGGGCTCGCGGATTGACCGAGAGGCGCTGTGCGGCAGCCACCCGAACTGCACGCTGGAATTTGATGTGGTCACTCTGCCTGCCGAGCACCTGCAGCTCTTCCGTGTCCAGGTTGAGGTGCTAGATGTGAATGACCACTCGCCTAGGTTTGCCCGTTCAGTTGTGCCTGTGGACATTTCAGAGAGTGCAGCCGTCGGAACACGCCTGCCATTGGACGCCGCTTCAGACCCGGATGTGGGTGACAACGCGCTGCATGCGTACTCACTGGAGCGAAATGGCTTCTTCCGCATTGATGTCCGCACTCGTACCGATGGTGCCCGCTACGCTGACCTGGTTGTGGTACGAGAGCTGGACAGGGAGACCCAGTCTAGCTTCCAACTTCTCCTCAGTGCAGCTGATTCGGGCTCGCCGCCACGGTCTGGGTCCACACTTCTCAAAATCAACGTTCTGGACTCCAATGACAACAGCCCAGTGTTTGAACAGCAGGCCTATGCCGTCAGCCTTCTGGAAAACTCTCCACCTGGAACACTACTGGTGGATTTGAACGCCACAGACCCAGACGAAGGCACCAATGGCAAGATCATCTACTCATTCAGCAGCCATGTGTCACTCAAGATTCTTGAGACATTCAAGATTGACCCTGAAAATGGACAAATCACTTTAATCAAGAAGGTAGACTATGAGACTACCTCGTCCTACGAGCTCGATATCCAGGCGCAGGACATGGGGCCTAATTCAATTCCGGGCCACTGCAAAATCATCGTTAAAGTAGTGGATGTAAATGACAATAAGCCTAAAATTAATATCAACCTGATGACGCAGGGGAAGGAGGAGGTGGCCTACATCTCAGAGGCAGCACCAGTGGACACCTTCATCGCATTGGTGCGTGTTGATGACAGTGACTCAGGTCTGAATGGAGAGGTGACGTGCAAACTGCATGGCCACGGCCACTTTCGGCTGCAGAAAACCTACGAGAACAACTACATGATCCTGACCAATGTGTCTCTAGACCGTGAGAAGCGCTCTGAGTACAGCCTGACGGTGATCGCAGAAGACAGAGGTTCTCCTAGCCTCTCTACCATCAAACATTTCACcgtgcaagtgcaggatgagaACGACAACCCACCTCGCTTTGAGAAGAGCCGCTATGAGATCTTCAAGTCTGAGAACAACTCACCTGGTGCATATCTCACTTCAGTGTCAGCCACTGATCCAGATCTGGGCACCAATGGTCAGGTGACCTACTCGATTTTGGAAAGCACAGTTCAGGGGAGCTCCATCTCCACCTATGTGACCATCGACCCATCAAATGGTGCCGTGTATGCGTTGAGGAGCTTCGATCGAGAAGAGGTGGGCCGCTTGGCCTTCACAGTTCAAGCACAGGATGGTGGAGGTGGGGCCTCACTCAGTGCAAATGCCACTGTCATTCTGACTGTTCTAGATGAGAATGACAATGCGCCAATCATTGTGGCACCGGCACTCAGCAACCACACAGCCGATGTGCCACTTTGGAGGCAGGCCGAACTTGGGCACTTGGTGACGGTCATCAAGACCACCGATCGGGATGCAGGAGCCAATGGAGAAGTGACGTGCTCCATCGTTGGTGGAAATGAAGAGGGATTGTTCTTGATGGAACCACGTAGGTGCGAGCTCAGGACCAATGGAAGTGTGGATTCGTTGGTACGGGAGAGTTTTGACCTGGCTTTGTTGGTTCAGGACCGCGGGGCATCTACCCGTCTCTCCACTCGTGCCGTTCTTCGTGTCCTGTTACGTGACCACCCTGAGAGTCACTTTATCATACCTTCTGATTCTGGCAGCCAGGCCACACTCGACCTCTCCATGATCATTATCATCTCCCTGGGTGCTATCTGTGGTGTGCTGCTGCTCGTCATGGTCTTGTTTGCGACACGCTGCTCTAGAGACCAGAAGGACCCACGCCACTCATACAACTGCCGTGTGGCAGAGTCCACTTACCAGAACCACCCCAAGAAACCGGCCAGGCAGATCCACAAGGGTGATATCACACTGGTACCCACTGTGAATGGGACATTGCCTGTGAGGGCACATCCACGCTCACCTTCAGGGTCTCCGGCACCTGACAGCAGGCACAGCCACCACAGCCGTCAATCACTCAACAGCCTTGTCACCATCTCCTCCAATCATGTTCCAGAGAACTTCGCCTTGGAGCTTGCTCATGCTACACCACCTGTGGAG CAAGTCTCACAGCTTCTGTCCATACTTCATCAGGGCCAGTACCAACCCAGACCGAGTTTCCGTGGCAACAAATACACTCGGAGCTACAG GTATGCGCTGAATGAGATGGATAAGTTCAGTCTGAAGGACAGTGGCCGCGGGGACAGTGAGGCCGGAGACAGCGATTGTGAAATGGGAAGAGAGTCTCCGTTGCTGGGAGAGGGATTCGGTGAGGTCTTCACTCCTGATGGACAGCACCGACCACACCCAG CGATGAAGCTGTGTACGGAAGAGTGCCGCGTCCTGGGTCACTCCGATCAGTGCTGGATGCCCCCACTGTCCTCACAGGCCACATCCGATTATCGAAGCAACCTTTACATTCCTGGTGAGGATCCTCAGCAAGCTCCGGCCCCTGAAACCGCCCAGTCAGGAGAGTCCACCCTGAGGAAGAAGAGCTTCTCTACTTTCGGTAAAGAGAGCGAGGAAGAGGAAGGGCAAGAGGGCGAAGTAGAGAAAGGAGAGGACATTTGCGGGACCACGTCTCTGCTCTCGGAGATGAACAGCGTTTTCCAAAGGCTCCTCCCCGCATCACTGGATGCCTACACTGAGACCAATGAGACGGAGAGGGTGCCTGTAGGGGCGGGGTCACTCGAAAGGAGGAAGGGACACCTGCCAGGTAAAGCGAACGCCGCTTCGGCCTATCAGCATGGCGTCGCAGCCTGGGCCGCCAACACGCATTTCCAGAACCCAGGCCACGGCCACGCGCCCGCCAGTCACATGTCTACCTCACTGGCGGCGCCGCCTCTTGCTGCACCTCTATCCATGTCAGCTTCCTGTTCAAAATGGCTGCCGGCGATGGAGGAGATTCCAGAAAACCACGAAGAGGACGAGCTAGAGTCGGTGCTGCATGGCAAACGTTGCGAGAGCCGCAGCGAGATCATGGACGCCAGCGAGCTTGTCGCAGAGATTAACAAACTTCTACAGGATGTGCGGCAAAGCTAG